A genomic segment from Candidatus Woesearchaeota archaeon encodes:
- a CDS encoding FAD-dependent oxidoreductase, which produces MAKIVILGGGFAGMHAARKLLANLDQKTHKVVMISKHSDFVFTPLLPEVEIGLLEPSEVTQDIPSVLRKRNFEFRKAEIKSVDFEKKIVHTDAGDENYDFLFISMGSVINKSAISHLKIPDENVYCLKNINDSLRILNKINDLAAKYEASASARKQINIVFVGAGATAIEVAGEIRDHFKRHFARAGNHEAIKDVHIHMLEKSGKILPQVPDSFRDEVLSRLKSGSIEILYNSKILSYEKGRIEIETAEGPMKLGVSLFFLSAGVNPAPCDTGKSIKDGRGCIVVDEHLQVKGVEDAWAAGDIACINNPKDGTPVPMQAQSAVSGGKIAGFNIIAKIMNRPQLQFSFESKGFLLSVGQGNAVGEIFGRIYTGYWVWWLKRTVYCNEFFGIWCKMGKFFSISLFSIFRKK; this is translated from the coding sequence ATGGCGAAGATTGTAATTCTGGGAGGTGGATTTGCAGGCATGCATGCAGCCAGAAAGCTCCTGGCAAACCTTGATCAAAAAACGCACAAGGTTGTCATGATCAGCAAGCATTCTGATTTTGTCTTCACTCCCCTTTTGCCCGAAGTTGAGATAGGCTTATTGGAGCCTTCTGAAGTAACACAGGATATACCCTCGGTCCTCAGGAAAAGAAATTTTGAATTCAGGAAGGCCGAAATAAAGTCAGTTGATTTTGAGAAAAAAATTGTGCATACGGACGCGGGCGATGAAAATTATGATTTCCTGTTTATCAGCATGGGCTCTGTGATAAACAAATCAGCCATTTCCCACCTTAAGATCCCTGATGAGAATGTCTATTGCCTGAAGAATATCAATGATTCCCTGAGAATTCTGAACAAGATAAATGACCTCGCTGCAAAGTATGAGGCATCCGCCAGCGCAAGGAAGCAAATCAACATTGTTTTTGTTGGCGCAGGGGCAACTGCCATTGAAGTCGCAGGCGAAATAAGGGACCATTTTAAGAGGCATTTTGCCAGGGCCGGGAATCATGAGGCAATCAAAGATGTGCATATCCACATGCTTGAAAAATCCGGCAAAATCCTGCCGCAGGTCCCTGACTCATTTCGGGATGAAGTGCTTTCCAGGCTGAAATCCGGGAGCATTGAGATTCTTTACAACTCAAAAATCCTCAGCTATGAGAAAGGCAGGATAGAAATTGAAACAGCTGAAGGGCCAATGAAGCTTGGCGTGAGCCTTTTCTTCCTGTCTGCTGGCGTAAATCCAGCCCCATGTGATACAGGTAAAAGCATTAAGGATGGAAGGGGATGCATAGTTGTTGATGAGCACCTGCAGGTCAAGGGAGTGGAGGATGCATGGGCAGCTGGCGACATTGCCTGCATCAACAACCCAAAGGACGGCACACCTGTGCCCATGCAGGCCCAATCAGCAGTTTCCGGCGGAAAAATAGCAGGATTCAACATAATTGCAAAAATAATGAACAGGCCCCAGCTCCAGTTTTCCTTTGAATCAAAGGGTTTCTTGCTCTCAGTCGGCCAGGGAAATGCAGTTGGCGAGATATTTGGCCGGATTTACACAGGTTACTGGGTCTGGTGGCTCAAAAGGACTGTTTACTGCAATGAGTTCTTTGGGATTTGGTGCAAGATGGGGAAATTTTTCAGCATCAGCCTTTTTTCCATTTTTAGGAAAAAATAA
- a CDS encoding Kae1-associated serine/threonine protein kinase has protein sequence MDILAKGAEATIIRDNETVRKNREKKSYRLSQIDDRLRSARTKKEANILRKLQSSSFPSPKIISSTPESGMLVMEHIPGPKIRDILENSDYTSIAREIGERVARLHNMGIIHGDLTTSNMILKQGHVYFLDFGLSYTSERVEDRAVDLHLFRQALESKHHTIWQKAFAAFGDSYSRHAGRAREILARFEIVEMRGRYKQKGS, from the coding sequence ATGGATATTTTAGCCAAAGGCGCTGAGGCCACAATAATAAGGGACAATGAAACAGTTCGAAAAAACCGTGAGAAAAAAAGCTACAGGCTCAGCCAGATAGACGACCGGCTTCGCTCAGCCAGGACAAAAAAGGAAGCAAACATCTTGAGGAAGCTGCAGTCCAGCTCATTTCCATCCCCAAAAATAATCTCCTCGACCCCTGAATCAGGCATGCTTGTCATGGAGCATATCCCGGGCCCGAAAATCAGGGACATCCTGGAAAATTCAGATTACACTTCAATCGCCAGGGAGATCGGGGAAAGGGTTGCGCGCCTGCACAATATGGGCATCATCCACGGCGACCTGACAACCTCCAACATGATCCTGAAGCAGGGGCATGTTTATTTCCTGGATTTCGGCCTGAGCTATACATCGGAAAGGGTGGAGGACCGCGCAGTTGATTTGCACTTATTCCGCCAGGCGCTTGAATCAAAGCATCACACGATTTGGCAAAAGGCGTTTGCAGCATTTGGCGACAGCTATTCAAGGCATGCCGGGCGCGCAAGGGAAATCCTCGCAAGGTTCGAGATTGTTGAAATGCGAGGCAGGTACAAGCAGAAGGGAAGCTGA
- a CDS encoding DoxX family protein, protein MSKWFAKCSDWAPTVLRVVLGIVFIAHGYGKLWGGAPGMEAFTGMVVGLGMPAFMAYVAAIVEFFGGILVLLGLFTRYAATLIGIVMLVAIFRAKWGMPLVGGYELDLALLAIAVALMLSGPGKLSLEATIFKKEW, encoded by the coding sequence ATGAGCAAATGGTTTGCAAAATGCAGTGACTGGGCGCCCACTGTCCTCAGGGTCGTGCTCGGCATTGTGTTTATTGCGCATGGTTATGGCAAATTGTGGGGAGGGGCACCTGGCATGGAAGCCTTCACCGGAATGGTGGTCGGACTGGGCATGCCTGCATTCATGGCATATGTTGCTGCCATTGTGGAATTCTTCGGCGGCATACTGGTTTTGCTTGGGCTGTTCACAAGATATGCAGCAACGCTAATTGGAATTGTTATGCTTGTTGCAATATTCCGTGCGAAGTGGGGAATGCCGCTTGTTGGTGGCTATGAGCTGGACCTGGCTTTACTGGCCATTGCAGTGGCATTGATGCTTTCCGGGCCGGGAAAGCTTTCGCTGGAAGCAACAATTTTCAAGAAGGAATGGTAA